CTTCCCGGAACGTGCTGAAGATGTTTTTAAACTGCGCGATTGATCCGAAGCATCATTCATGGACGTCTTTCTTAAATCGAAGGCATAGGTAGTTGCAGACGAACGTATCGATATGGACTTGATCCCTGTCACCTCCAACTCGCTCATTTGTATTCTGACGCGCAGGCAGCGAATTGATGTAAACGCCATTTTAACTGCAGCCACTCACGTGTCAATTATTTTCCACAGATGTCAGGTGAGAGCGCCCCGTGACGAAGAACAGGGGCAAGGTCAGGGTGTAAATACCCTTTCCACGAATGGCCTGGGTTAAAAGAGCACCCATGACTACGCCTTGTCAGAGCGATTTTTTCGACGTCTGTCGTAGATGATGTATACGATGACAAGCGTCAAAATGCAGCAGGCTTTCAGAATGAATAGTGAAACCGGTTCATACCATGCCCGGGTGTTTATCTCGATGAAATCGGAGACTCCGAAGAGAGCAAATGCGATAACACACGTGATCGATAAATCTCTGTTTTTCGTAGTGTGACGAAGTCGGAAGAGAAACACAGACGAAATGGAAATCCAGAGAATGGCTTCGGCCAAATTGAATATTTGATCAATTTCAAGTGACTGAAGAAAACTCATCAATATACTGATTCCCGTTGCTGCGAGGACGATTAAGAGAAATCCGAAATCCAAATCAGTCGCTGCCCCCTTTTGTGCCGTTCATACTGAATGCTGTTATTGACTATTTTCCTTTTTGGGCGTTTATTACCTGGTATAATTTTTCTCCAAGCTTAGTCGGTTTCTCCTCAGTTTTCTTAACCTCTCCGGACTTCACGTCAATCCATAAGATCGCTTCATGCATTTTTTCCGGGTCTGTTAAACTAAGCTTTAATAAATCTTTGTCCCATTGAAATCCTGACACCATGGGCCTCGGACCTCCGGAACTACCATACCCATCACCAAACACAATTGAATCTTTGTTGATATCCATCAAGTTTGTCCGTCTTTTATTAGCTGTGTGCGTGCCCAGGTAAAAAGAGCCGCCCGTGACATCTTGCTCAAAACGATTGGTGATATTTGTGATATCGGGTAAAGTCGATTTCGAGTCATGATCCAGAATACTCTCAGTCCAGACAATTGTTTCTCCGAAGACACGAAAACCCAGAATTTTCTTTTCAATCTCCAGGTATCCACTCTGTTCAGGTCCCACCCAGATACTCCCTGATTCTGAATCGGAGAATGCGGTCACTGGTGTCGTAAAATGATCTGAACCATCACTGAATTCGTAATTCGTTCTTTTCGCATTGATAGTAACTGCCGACTGCTTATCGGATCGAAGTAACCTGGCTTTCGAAGCTTCCCACTTACCAACTTGCTCCTTTTTAATTTTTTCCGGGATCCCAAAGGGTTTGTTGATCTGTGCATTCTCCTTCTGCTCACACCCTGTGAGCAACACCAACACCATGACACACCCATTGAGTAAATACGATAACTTCATTTTACCATTTCTTAATAACTGATGTTAAAAAGTTGAAATTGCAGTTTGTTGGCAACAGGTACTCCTCTATCATCAGGGAATGGCCAGAAAGTGGCCAGACCAATCCTCAGATACTTACTTCCGGCTTGCCTTTAATCCACCAGGAGATGCGTTTTCAAGAAGCTCCGCCCTTTCCGCGACGCCCGCGGTGTTTCAGCGGAACCATGCCCCTCTCCCCTCCCTTCAAAGCCAATTCCGGCCGAAACGTAGTCAAAATCCTGCCTCTCAAAGGGTTAAAGGGCATGGTTTAACCAACAACAGCGATCAATTCCTGTTCTTGGTGGTCGCTTCCTTGGTTTTGTCCCAGTTTCTGGTTAGACTTAATCGCTGAGGATGAGCGGCCTGAACCTGTTGTGTCAGGCGACTTCTCAAAGACTTTTTTGAAGAATCGGATTGAAGATGGCAGAAGGTACAATCAAAAAGCTGACGGACAAAGGTTTTGGTTTCATCGACTTGGGGAACGGCGAGGATATGTTTTTCCACAATTCGAACCTCGAGGGTGTGAGCTACGACGATCTCCAGGAAGGACAACGAGTGTCTTTCGATAAGGGACAAGGACCTAAGGGACCAAGAGCGGAAAACGTCAAGGTGATCTAATCGCCGAGATATTTCGAAAGATCTGAAGCCGACGAATCTCGTCGGCTTTTTTTATTGTGCGTCAGACAGGACGCTCTCAACCGGAGGGGTCAGTAGTCGTTTAATCGACTCCTGCCCCCTTTTTTATCCGCGGAGGTTAATCTTTGCTCCTACAGGGTATTAAAAAAACAACACAATTCTACTTACCAATAAAATCTCACGCTTGCTCTTGCGTTTTATTACACAGGTAATACAATCTTGAATATTACACATGTAATAAATTGGAGTTCCCGATGACTAAAAGCAAAAAAGCTGTCCATTTATCCCCAGGAGAAATGGAATTGATGAGCATGCTCTGGGAAAAAGGTCCGTTGACGCTCGCTGAAGCACACCAGACCTTTAATGACTACGGAAATTCCATCGCCTATCCCACGATGCAAACCCGACTGAATCGGTTAGCCGCCAAAGGGCTGGTAACAAAAAGCGAGCAGCGACCGGCTCTCTACCAGGCGGTCGCAACACAGAGCCAGGCCACCGAAGGATACCTCGGGCAGGTTCTCGAAAAGCTCACGTCCGGAAAAGTAGTCCCACTCATGAAGCACTTGATCACGGAACGAACTCTGACCCCGGATGAAGTCAAAGAACTCAAAAAACTTTTAGACGCAGCAGAACAGAATAGCCGCAAAGGTAAGTGACGGATGAATTCAGCGTACCATTATTTATTCGATGCTGTATTGAGATCAACTTTGGCGCTCGGCATTACTGCTTTGATCGTCAGAGGACTGCTACTCTGGATCAAAGCGTCCTCGCCTCGCTGGCATCAGGCAGCATGGGCACTGGTTATGCTACAGGGAATCATCTTTCTGCATTTTTCGGTGACAATTCCCTGGTTTCCCACGCACGTCACAAAAAACATTTCGTTCGAACCAGTGCAGCACGAAAACCTGAATGCAACATCCATCAATCCTACTCCCAATCCATTGCCAGTGATTCTCACCAATTCGGATCGTGATCTTTTAACCAGCTTCAACTGGTTCTCTTTTGCCGCCTCGATCTGGATGACTGGTTGCGGACTGATTTTGCTCTGGTGGATTTCCGCCTGCATCTTCTCGGCAAAACGTCTTCGCAACAGTGTACCAGCTACCGAAACATGGGCCAGGGAGTGGCAGGCCGTCTTGAAACAGTACGACATCCGAAAACCAATTCCACTGCACATCACACATGATGCTGGTCCCATGCTCGGTTTATTGCTGCGGGGATTTCACGTTTTTGTTCCCCAACAACTCTGGTCCAGCCTGACTGAAAAAGAGCGTCTAGCCATTTTGCATCATGAACTGGCCCATCTCCGACATGGGGATATCTGGAAAGGATTCCTGGCACGGCTCGTGGTTTGCCTGCACTGGTTCAATCCTCTGGCATGGTGGACTCTCAACAAGCTCGATGAGTGTGCCGAATTGCTCTGTGATGATGAAGTCCTCAACAACAATCCGGATGCCGTCGCCGATTATGCGCGTGCGTTGTTTCGGATCGGCAGTGATCCACATCATGTTCGCTCTCCCTCATCCGCCGCCCGGGGAGGAAAATTGTATCACCGCATTCGACGTATCCTCACTCCTGCCCCCCCGGAAAGGTCCCTGATGAAACGCACTTTGCTGTTTGTCGTCCCCACGCTGTTGCTCGCAATCAATTGTTTTGATTTCCAGCTTGTGGCTGAAGAAAAAACGACTCAGCCTGAATCCATCCCCCGCAAGGTCGCATTCGCTCCTCCGGTGACAAATCAACCACGGGAAAAAACACACACGCTCTCAAAAGAGGAACGCTTCAAATATATCTCCGGAACAGGTTTGAATGTTTATATTTGGGACACAGGAAACCTGAAGTTAAAATCACAAGGATTTGGCGATGAACCTTCTTCTCTCTTTAATGTGGTCAGAATTCTCACAGGCCTGCAGCCTGTCGACCTGGGTGGGAATTCCCAGCTCTGGGTGAACACGAAACTGGGCGGAGATTTTATCATCCGCAAGGGGACATCAAGAGAAGCCATCATTGAGGGCCTCGGCTCTGTGCTGAACCAGGATCTGAAGCTGCAGGCCTCCCTCGAATTCAAAAAAGTCGACCGAGAAGTCTACGTGGCACGAGGAACATTTCAGGC
The sequence above is a segment of the Gimesia algae genome. Coding sequences within it:
- a CDS encoding cold-shock protein → MAEGTIKKLTDKGFGFIDLGNGEDMFFHNSNLEGVSYDDLQEGQRVSFDKGQGPKGPRAENVKVI
- a CDS encoding BlaI/MecI/CopY family transcriptional regulator, producing MTKSKKAVHLSPGEMELMSMLWEKGPLTLAEAHQTFNDYGNSIAYPTMQTRLNRLAAKGLVTKSEQRPALYQAVATQSQATEGYLGQVLEKLTSGKVVPLMKHLITERTLTPDEVKELKKLLDAAEQNSRKGK
- a CDS encoding M56 family metallopeptidase; translated protein: MNSAYHYLFDAVLRSTLALGITALIVRGLLLWIKASSPRWHQAAWALVMLQGIIFLHFSVTIPWFPTHVTKNISFEPVQHENLNATSINPTPNPLPVILTNSDRDLLTSFNWFSFAASIWMTGCGLILLWWISACIFSAKRLRNSVPATETWAREWQAVLKQYDIRKPIPLHITHDAGPMLGLLLRGFHVFVPQQLWSSLTEKERLAILHHELAHLRHGDIWKGFLARLVVCLHWFNPLAWWTLNKLDECAELLCDDEVLNNNPDAVADYARALFRIGSDPHHVRSPSSAARGGKLYHRIRRILTPAPPERSLMKRTLLFVVPTLLLAINCFDFQLVAEEKTTQPESIPRKVAFAPPVTNQPREKTHTLSKEERFKYISGTGLNVYIWDTGNLKLKSQGFGDEPSSLFNVVRILTGLQPVDLGGNSQLWVNTKLGGDFIIRKGTSREAIIEGLGSVLNQDLKLQASLEFKKVDREVYVARGTFQAAPIGPAWRRPEDKSYLIYGKEGPGPDKQHGEENAGKFPDFLKAIGSRVGRPVLSDVKNPPQGSIGWRTYFDQSERTTWNDFPRQFAKNPQLVLQHVSEQTGLTFHEENREVRLLFLQDLGN